From one Sulfurovum sp. UBA12169 genomic stretch:
- the rimO gene encoding 30S ribosomal protein S12 methylthiotransferase RimO, whose product MKNKKLHLVSLGCTKNLVDSEVMLGRLKSYEITDDSTQADVIIVNTCGFIDAAKEESINTVLTLHEERKEGSLLVMSGCLSERYKEELQAQMPEIDIFTGVGDYEKIDGIIASKRSTFSPEVYLANENSNRVITGSSYHAYIKIAEGCNQQCSFCAIPSFKGKLHSRTLASIQKEVRNLVSEGFYDFSFISQDSSSYGRDMGLQDGLVDLICAIEAIEGVKSARILYLYPSTTTLKLIDAIADSKVFQTYYDMPIQHIDDGVLKTMKRGFGEQKTIELLNYMKSKPDAFIRTSVIAGHPGESKEAFKKLCVFMEEFGFDRFNTFAYSNEETTPAYTMEQLPQEVIEQRTQILGEIAKRSTLNSLEKMLGKTVTVAIDGESEEHEYLLSARPLAWAVDIDGEILINDTSDLSVEYGKMYEARITELAGSQLLATLVSEQLAVSN is encoded by the coding sequence ATGAAAAATAAAAAACTACACCTTGTCAGCCTTGGCTGCACCAAAAACCTGGTCGACAGCGAAGTAATGCTGGGACGCCTCAAGTCCTACGAGATCACTGATGACAGCACGCAAGCCGATGTCATCATCGTCAACACCTGCGGGTTTATCGATGCGGCCAAAGAAGAGAGCATCAACACAGTGCTTACCTTGCATGAAGAGCGAAAAGAAGGTTCGCTTCTTGTGATGAGCGGCTGTCTGAGCGAGCGCTACAAAGAGGAACTGCAAGCACAGATGCCTGAGATCGACATCTTCACGGGTGTGGGAGACTATGAAAAAATAGACGGGATCATCGCCTCAAAACGCAGCACCTTCTCTCCTGAAGTTTACCTTGCCAACGAAAACTCAAACCGCGTCATTACAGGTTCGAGCTACCATGCCTACATCAAGATCGCCGAAGGATGCAACCAGCAGTGCTCCTTTTGTGCGATCCCAAGCTTCAAAGGCAAACTGCACTCCAGAACGCTTGCTTCTATCCAAAAAGAGGTCCGCAATCTGGTGTCTGAAGGGTTTTACGACTTTTCTTTTATCTCTCAAGACAGCTCAAGCTACGGAAGAGACATGGGATTGCAAGACGGGCTTGTTGACCTTATTTGTGCCATAGAGGCGATTGAAGGGGTAAAGTCTGCGCGCATTCTCTACCTCTATCCGAGCACAACGACATTGAAGCTCATTGATGCGATTGCCGACTCTAAAGTTTTTCAAACGTACTATGATATGCCCATCCAGCATATCGATGACGGTGTGCTTAAAACGATGAAAAGAGGTTTCGGCGAACAAAAGACTATCGAATTGCTTAACTACATGAAAAGCAAACCGGACGCCTTTATCCGCACCTCCGTCATCGCAGGCCATCCCGGAGAGAGTAAAGAAGCCTTTAAAAAGCTTTGTGTATTTATGGAGGAGTTTGGTTTTGACCGGTTTAACACCTTTGCCTACTCAAACGAAGAGACGACCCCGGCATACACGATGGAACAGCTTCCCCAAGAGGTTATAGAACAACGGACACAAATCCTTGGAGAGATCGCCAAGCGATCTACCCTCAACTCCCTTGAAAAAATGCTAGGCAAAACCGTCACTGTCGCAATAGACGGAGAAAGTGAGGAACATGAGTATCTGCTGAGTGCCAGGCCGCTTGCCTGGGCGGTAGATATCGATGGAGAAATCCTTATCAATGATACTTCCGATCTGTCTGTAGAGTATGGCAAAATGTATGAAGCGCGCATTACAGAGCTGGCAGGGAGCCAATTGCTGGCAACACTTGTGAGTGAGCAACTAGCAGTGAGCAACTAG
- a CDS encoding sodium:proton antiporter, with protein MQNLTFLSQIALLIVVAPIFARTFKISVAVIEIILGTLVVWAGFIEADNEIFKTIAKIGFFYLMFLAGLEINIKKFVSFKDKFIKNVLLYFGCLYGISFLLYFVLGLNPVYIVAIPIVSLGMIMALINEHGKTHKWLELSLIIGVIGELISISALVIFDAIVAHGISMEFYKNIGILILILAVSFYLFRALRLLLWWFPELRKIIMPEIDNMSQDIRVSMALFFILIAVMQYLGIDMVLGAFIAGVFIANFFAHKVELPHTLHTVGFGFLVPLFFIYVGTTLDLKVLFTKEIVTTAGLIVLAMVSARLISSLVAYYKYLGFRDTVLFSFGDSMPLTFLIAIATIAVNNNAISLNEYYAFVLAAMIEVVFIMILIQFIMAKIKPKPTKS; from the coding sequence ATGCAAAATTTGACTTTTTTATCACAAATTGCACTTCTCATTGTCGTTGCACCCATTTTTGCAAGAACATTTAAGATTTCTGTGGCCGTAATTGAGATTATCCTGGGTACATTGGTTGTTTGGGCAGGCTTCATTGAAGCGGACAATGAAATTTTTAAAACTATTGCCAAGATCGGGTTTTTTTACCTGATGTTTTTGGCAGGACTTGAGATCAATATCAAAAAGTTTGTCAGCTTCAAAGATAAATTTATCAAAAACGTTTTGCTCTATTTTGGTTGCTTGTACGGTATCTCCTTTTTGCTTTACTTTGTATTGGGGCTCAATCCTGTCTATATTGTGGCTATTCCCATCGTCTCCTTGGGAATGATTATGGCACTGATCAATGAACACGGGAAGACCCATAAATGGCTGGAACTCTCTTTGATTATCGGAGTGATCGGGGAACTGATCAGCATCTCCGCTTTGGTTATCTTTGATGCGATTGTAGCGCATGGAATCAGTATGGAGTTTTATAAAAATATCGGTATTTTGATACTGATACTGGCGGTCTCTTTTTACCTCTTTCGGGCGTTACGCCTTTTGCTGTGGTGGTTTCCTGAGCTTCGAAAAATCATCATGCCCGAAATTGACAACATGAGCCAGGATATCCGTGTATCTATGGCGCTCTTTTTTATCCTTATTGCCGTAATGCAGTATCTAGGTATCGATATGGTGTTAGGAGCATTTATCGCCGGAGTATTTATTGCCAACTTCTTTGCTCATAAAGTAGAGTTGCCCCATACGCTGCATACGGTGGGCTTTGGATTTTTGGTGCCGCTTTTTTTCATCTACGTGGGTACCACGCTTGATCTTAAAGTTTTGTTCACCAAAGAGATTGTCACGACTGCGGGGTTGATTGTCTTAGCGATGGTCTCTGCAAGATTGATAAGTTCTTTGGTTGCCTACTATAAATACTTAGGCTTCAGAGATACCGTCCTGTTTAGTTTTGGCGATTCAATGCCACTGACATTTTTGATTGCGATTGCTACCATAGCGGTCAACAACAACGCTATCAGCCTTAATGAATACTATGCTTTTGTCTTGGCGGCGATGATAGAAGTGGTTTTTATCATGATACTTATTCAATTCATCATGGCAAAAATCAAACCAAAACCAACCAAATCCTAG